The Benincasa hispida cultivar B227 chromosome 9, ASM972705v1, whole genome shotgun sequence genome has a segment encoding these proteins:
- the LOC120084994 gene encoding protein OSB2, chloroplastic-like — translation MIMALEQTLTLSSSLLSKNSIFSIPRNELRISSFYPFLSGLNAPKHLRFATRFPKCSAMENYSSYSPTYPKPSEIPWKKDLSNSVSLIGTVGMPVELKHLATGKDVAWTRLAVWKSSTETSWINLTFWDELAHVASQHIQKGNQIYVSGRLVADLVEADDGKQQTYYKVVVQQLNFIERSNSTGPHYDQDSNSVMAGKKLGSGAVDNVGSTQELWQAFFANPVDWWDNRKNKKNPKYPDFKHKDTGEALWVEGRYNPPWVKSQLALLDMRMSSLDDQEAKMANFVTNFDFPSY, via the exons ATGATAATGGCGCTTGAGCAAACCCTAACTCTTTCGTCATCATTGTTATCAAAGAACTCCATCTTCTCCATCCCTAGAAACGAATTACGAATCTCTTCTTTCTACCCTTTTCTTTCCGGTCTAAACGCTCCTAAACACCTCCGTTTCGCAACTCGTTTCCCAAAATGCTCGGCTATGGAAAACTATAGCAGTTACTCCCCAACCTACCCCAAACCTTCCGAAATTCCATGGAAGAAGGACCTCAGTAACTCGGTCAGTCTAATTGGGACCGTTGGTATGCCTGTGGAGCTCAAGCACCTGGCAACGGGCAAGGATGTGGCTTGGACACGACTTGCTGTGTGGAAGTCCTCTACTGAAACATCTTG GATAAATTTAACATTCTGGGATGAATTGGCGCACGTTGCTTCTCAACACATCCAGAAAGGCAACCAGATATATGTATCTGGTCGGCTGGTAGCAGATTTAGTTGAAGCTGATGATGGGAAACAGCAAACATACTATAAG GTGGTAGTTCAGCAACTGAATTTTATAGAAAGAAGCAACTCAACAGGACCCCATTATGACCAAGACTCTAATTCCGTAATGGCAG GGAAAAAGCTCGGCAGTGGTGCTGTTGATAATGTGGGGTCCACACAAGAACTATGGCAAGCATTCTTTGCTAATCCCGTTGACTGGTGGGACAATAGGAAGAATAAG AAGAACCCAAAATATCCAGATTTTAAACACAAGGACACTGGGGAAGCCTTATGGGTTGAGGGCAGGTATAATCCACCCTGGGTGAAGTCCCAGCTGGCATTATTGGACATGAGAATGAGTTCTCTCGATGATCAGGAAGCCAAAATGGCCAACTTTGTAACTAATTTTGATTTCCCATCTTATTAA